From Penicillium psychrofluorescens genome assembly, chromosome: 1, one genomic window encodes:
- a CDS encoding uncharacterized protein (ID:PFLUO_000866-T1.cds;~source:funannotate), with the protein MAKSSSDIFMSIKPEHMNNIAAGAKNHEYRGYLLPSSVRRIWFYTTTPVKRLEYIAHISPGKIPGQVPEDGGIGNADFNAGRKQSKYGYEILQLWRLRQPISLEQAITTGILKSAPQKYCWVSCSLLQCCSLDQQDLLISKLSEEQPPGTLRHGVCRSVPGYIPRSIGSK; encoded by the coding sequence ATGGCCAAATCGAGCTCCGACATCTTCATGAGCATCAAACCAGAGCACATGAACAACATCGCCGCGGGTGCCAAAAACCATGAATATCGGGGCTACCTTCTCCCATCGAGCGTGCGCCGCATCTGGTTCTATACCACGACTCCCGTCAAGCGCCTTGAATACATCGCCCACATCTCCCCGGGGAAAATTCCTGGGCAAGTGCCAGAGGATGGCGGAATCGGCAATGCAGACTTCAACGCGGGCCGGAAGCAATCCAAATACGGCTACGAGATTCTCCAGCTGTGGCGGTTGCGGCAACCGATCAGCTTGGAGCAGGCCATCACGACAGGGATTTTGAAATCGGCACCCCAAAAATATTGCTGGGTGTCGTGCAGTCTTCTCCAGTGCTGCTCACTGGACCAACAGGATCTCCTGATTTCCAAATTATCCGAGGAGCAACCTCCTGGCACTCTTCGGCACGGTGTCTGTAGATCTGTACCCGGGTATATACCAAGGTCCATCGGCTCGAAATAG